From Syntrophorhabdaceae bacterium:
TGGCCAGATCGGCAATCCGCTCCAGGTTGCTCGCGATCCTGATAAGATGCAGTGCCCGTTCGATGGTTGTCGGATCAGAGGTCATGAACGTGGTGAGCTCCCGAAAAATCTGGACCTGAAGACCGTCGATAATATCGTCCCGTTCGCACACGTTCTTGGCTTGCAAGGCATCCTCGTTGATAAATGCCATTATAGCGTCATCAACGCTTTTGGTGGTCTCGTCAGCCATTCGTGGAATGTCGATTAAGGGTTTGACGGGCTGTTTGTCCATGAGAAAGAGGGCACTTTCGGCTATGTTTACAGCATGGTCGCCGATACGTTCGATATCGCTCGCCATCTTGAAGATCATAAGGACGGTTCTTAACTCCTTAGCCATGGGCTGATACTGGGCGATGACCGACACGCAGAGTTCCTCGATCTTTATTTCAAAGGCATTGGCTTCGGGCTCTCGTTCTTCGATTATTTCGCGGAGTGTGGCCTTTTCCTTCTTGAGAAGACCTCTGATGCTTTTCGCGATCATGGTTTCGGCAAGGGTCCCGAAGGCGATCAACTCCTTCTTGAGTTCCGTGATTTTTTCTTGCTCTAACATTGTGCCTCCTATCCGAATTTTCCTGTGAGGTATTCTTCTGTACGTTTGTCTTTGGGCACGGTAAACATTTTTTCCGTGGGGCCGAATTCGACGAGTTCTCCGAGATAAATAAAGGCGGTAAAGTCGGATACGCGTGCGGCCTGCGCTATGTTGTGTGTGACGAGCAGCATAGTGACATTCTGTTTTAGTTCAACGAAGAGCTCTTCAATCTGGGATGTGGATTTAGGGTCGAGCGCGGAGGTAGGTTCGTCGAGGAGAAGTATTTCGGGGTTCATGGCGAGTGCCCGGGCGATGCAGAGCCGCTGCTGCTGGCCGCCCGAAAGGAACGTTCCTTTCCTGTGGAGCACGTCCTTTACCTCACTCCAGAGCGCTGCCTTTTTCAAGGACTGTTCCACGATACCGTCGAATTCGTCCTTGGGTCGCCGGATACCGTTGAGTTTGTATCCCGCAATCACATTCTCGTAGATGCTCATGGTCGGGAATGGGTTTGGTTTTTGAAAAACCATACCTACCATTCTTCGAAGCACGATCGGTTCCATGCCATAGATATCGTGATCATTAAGATAGATCTCGCCCGACACCTTTGCGCCCGGGATAAGCTCATGCATCCTGTTGATACATCTGATGAGGGTTGTTTTTCCACAGCCAGATGGTCCCATGAGAGCGGCCACGATGTTCTTTGTGACCGTAAGGTTTATCTCTTTGAGGATCTTATTGTCGCCGAAATAGGCTGAAAAGTTTTCAACCTTTAGAACTGTATTTTCCATTTTGCCGAGATCCCCCTTGCGATCAGGTTAAAAGCCAGTGTAAAGACAACGAGAATAAAAGATGCGCCCCAAGCAAAGGTGTGCCATTCCGGGTAAGGGCTCATCGCGTAATAAAAAATCCGATACGGAAGAGAGTCAATGGGTTTAAAAATATTGATGTTCATGAACTGGTTGCCGAAGGCGGTAAACAAAAGAGGGGCCGTTTCACCGGTAATGCGTGCAATGCTCAACAGAATGCCTGTGGTTATACCGCTTAAGCCGGAAGGTAGAATGACCTTGAGGATTGTCTTATAGTAAGGTACGCCTAAGGCAAGGGATGCCTCTTTCAGATGGTAGGGTATGAGCTTTAAGGTCTCCTCCGTGGTCTTGATGATAACAGGGAGCATCATAATGCTCAAGGCCACGCCGCCGGATAAGGCGGAAAATGTCCTCAAGGGGGCCACGACCCAGACATAGGCGATAATACCAATAACGATGGATGGCGTTCCCTGCAAGACGATCACGCAGAGACGAACCGTATTGCTCAATTTCCCTTCTTTGTTCTCCGATAGATATATACCGGTGGCGATGCCGAAGGGGAC
This genomic window contains:
- the pstA gene encoding phosphate ABC transporter permease PstA, which gives rise to MQGHIRIRLVKDTAFKGLICVLAFASLLPLFLILYYITKSGISVINWGFLLNLPRPIGETGGGISSAIVGTIMLIVLSGIISVPFGIATGIYLSENKEGKLSNTVRLCVIVLQGTPSIVIGIIAYVWVVAPLRTFSALSGGVALSIMMLPVIIKTTEETLKLIPYHLKEASLALGVPYYKTILKVILPSGLSGITTGILLSIARITGETAPLLFTAFGNQFMNINIFKPIDSLPYRIFYYAMSPYPEWHTFAWGASFILVVFTLAFNLIARGISAKWKIQF
- the phoU gene encoding phosphate signaling complex protein PhoU, which codes for MLEQEKITELKKELIAFGTLAETMIAKSIRGLLKKEKATLREIIEEREPEANAFEIKIEELCVSVIAQYQPMAKELRTVLMIFKMASDIERIGDHAVNIAESALFLMDKQPVKPLIDIPRMADETTKSVDDAIMAFINEDALQAKNVCERDDIIDGLQVQIFRELTTFMTSDPTTIERALHLIRIASNLERIADLATNISEDVIFMVEGRVIKHHREEGSNP
- the pstB gene encoding phosphate ABC transporter ATP-binding protein PstB; this encodes MENTVLKVENFSAYFGDNKILKEINLTVTKNIVAALMGPSGCGKTTLIRCINRMHELIPGAKVSGEIYLNDHDIYGMEPIVLRRMVGMVFQKPNPFPTMSIYENVIAGYKLNGIRRPKDEFDGIVEQSLKKAALWSEVKDVLHRKGTFLSGGQQQRLCIARALAMNPEILLLDEPTSALDPKSTSQIEELFVELKQNVTMLLVTHNIAQAARVSDFTAFIYLGELVEFGPTEKMFTVPKDKRTEEYLTGKFG